From Athene noctua chromosome 19, bAthNoc1.hap1.1, whole genome shotgun sequence, one genomic window encodes:
- the TTC19 gene encoding tetratricopeptide repeat protein 19, mitochondrial isoform X3 yields the protein MKGELGEAEQVLHQALRLSHQADNRKAIVYTYSMMANVAFMQGQLDNAEKLYKASMSYLLAGDTKEDDNAILEMSLKLASIYAAQKQHKLALAGYEFCILTLEEKIAKQKDLPEDVLPAEEKANTRLLLGMSLDSYARYLLNVNQLPVAQKMYEKALQISNDVQGETHPQTVVLMNDLATVLDAQGHYDEAYSYVKRAAELAKETQHPEEHMVLNNLAAILMHKEDFLQAKQVYREALKQAQQKGDVASVQHIQEELAELAKRRKGSK from the exons ATGAAGGGCGAGCTGGGGGAGGCCGAGCAGGTTCTGCACCAAGCCCTGCGGCTGTCGCACCAGGCGGATAACAGGAAGGCCATCGTCTACACGTACAGCATG ATGGCAAACGTGGCCTTCATGCAGGGACAGCTGGACAAT GCAGAAAAGCTCTACAAAGCAAGTATGAGCTATTTGCTTGCAGGGGACACAAAGGAG GATGACAATGCAATCCTTGAGATGTCCCTCAAGCTGGCCAGTATCTATGCTGCTCAGAAACA GCACAAATTAGCACTGGCTGGATACGAGTTCTGCATCCTGACCTTAGAGGAGAAGATTGCCAAGCAAAAGGACTTGCCTGAGGATGTCTTACCAG CTGAAGAAAAGGCCAACACCCGTCTCTTGCTTGGGATGAGCCTAGACTCCTATGCTCGCTATCTCCTAAATGTTAACCAGCTCCCAGTGGCCCAAAAAATGTATGAGAAGGCTCTGCAGATATCAAATGATGTTCAGGGAGAGACTCATCCACAG ACTGTGGTCCTGATGAATGATTTAGCAACTGTACTGGATGCTCAGGGGCACTATGATGAGGCATACTCCTATGTGAAGAGGGCAGCTGAGCTGGCAAAGGAGACTCAACACCCCGAGGAACACATGGTGCTGAACAACCTGGCAGCAATTCTGATGCACAAAG AAGACTTTCTGCAAGCAAAACAAGTGTACAGAGAAGCTCTCAAGCAGGCACAACAGAAGGGAGATGTTGCTTCTGTCCAGCATATCCAGGAAGAACTAGCTGAGCTGGccaagagaagaaaaggctccaaaTAA
- the TTC19 gene encoding tetratricopeptide repeat protein 19, mitochondrial isoform X2 → MMLAAGVPRALCRLAARRCPAALPSPRAAWRGGAGGEERGGGRTGFARRRWARPAGGALGFLGALSLFPRDAEEEGEDAIIHLLKRAKLSVMKGELGEAEQVLHQALRLSHQADNRKAIVYTYSMMANVAFMQGQLDNAEKLYKASMSYLLAGDTKEDDNAILEMSLKLASIYAAQKQHKLALAGYEFCILTLEEKIAKQKDLPEDVLPAEEKANTRLLLGMSLDSYARYLLNVNQLPVAQKMYEKALQISNDVQGETHPQTVVLMNDLATVLDAQGHYDEAYSYVKRAAELAKETQHPEEHMVLNNLAAILMHKDFLQAKQVYREALKQAQQKGDVASVQHIQEELAELAKRRKGSK, encoded by the exons ATGATGCTGGCGGCGGGGGTGCCGCGGGCCCTGTGCCGCTTGgccgcccggcgctgccccgcggcgcTCCCGTCACCCCGGGCCGCCtggcgcggcggggccggaggggaggagcgcggcggcggcaggaCGGGGTTCGCGCGGCGCCGGTGGGCCAGGCCGGCCGGGGGTGCCCTGGGCTTCCTGGGAG ccctctccctcttccccaggGACGCCGAGGAGGAGGGCGAGGACGCCATTATCCACCTGCTGAAGAGAGCCAAG ctcagcgTCATGAAGGGCGAGCTGGGGGAGGCCGAGCAGGTTCTGCACCAAGCCCTGCGGCTGTCGCACCAGGCGGATAACAGGAAGGCCATCGTCTACACGTACAGCATG ATGGCAAACGTGGCCTTCATGCAGGGACAGCTGGACAAT GCAGAAAAGCTCTACAAAGCAAGTATGAGCTATTTGCTTGCAGGGGACACAAAGGAG GATGACAATGCAATCCTTGAGATGTCCCTCAAGCTGGCCAGTATCTATGCTGCTCAGAAACA GCACAAATTAGCACTGGCTGGATACGAGTTCTGCATCCTGACCTTAGAGGAGAAGATTGCCAAGCAAAAGGACTTGCCTGAGGATGTCTTACCAG CTGAAGAAAAGGCCAACACCCGTCTCTTGCTTGGGATGAGCCTAGACTCCTATGCTCGCTATCTCCTAAATGTTAACCAGCTCCCAGTGGCCCAAAAAATGTATGAGAAGGCTCTGCAGATATCAAATGATGTTCAGGGAGAGACTCATCCACAG ACTGTGGTCCTGATGAATGATTTAGCAACTGTACTGGATGCTCAGGGGCACTATGATGAGGCATACTCCTATGTGAAGAGGGCAGCTGAGCTGGCAAAGGAGACTCAACACCCCGAGGAACACATGGTGCTGAACAACCTGGCAGCAATTCTGATGCACAAAG ACTTTCTGCAAGCAAAACAAGTGTACAGAGAAGCTCTCAAGCAGGCACAACAGAAGGGAGATGTTGCTTCTGTCCAGCATATCCAGGAAGAACTAGCTGAGCTGGccaagagaagaaaaggctccaaaTAA
- the TTC19 gene encoding tetratricopeptide repeat protein 19, mitochondrial isoform X1 produces the protein MMLAAGVPRALCRLAARRCPAALPSPRAAWRGGAGGEERGGGRTGFARRRWARPAGGALGFLGALSLFPRDAEEEGEDAIIHLLKRAKLSVMKGELGEAEQVLHQALRLSHQADNRKAIVYTYSMMANVAFMQGQLDNAEKLYKASMSYLLAGDTKEDDNAILEMSLKLASIYAAQKQHKLALAGYEFCILTLEEKIAKQKDLPEDVLPAEEKANTRLLLGMSLDSYARYLLNVNQLPVAQKMYEKALQISNDVQGETHPQTVVLMNDLATVLDAQGHYDEAYSYVKRAAELAKETQHPEEHMVLNNLAAILMHKEDFLQAKQVYREALKQAQQKGDVASVQHIQEELAELAKRRKGSK, from the exons ATGATGCTGGCGGCGGGGGTGCCGCGGGCCCTGTGCCGCTTGgccgcccggcgctgccccgcggcgcTCCCGTCACCCCGGGCCGCCtggcgcggcggggccggaggggaggagcgcggcggcggcaggaCGGGGTTCGCGCGGCGCCGGTGGGCCAGGCCGGCCGGGGGTGCCCTGGGCTTCCTGGGAG ccctctccctcttccccaggGACGCCGAGGAGGAGGGCGAGGACGCCATTATCCACCTGCTGAAGAGAGCCAAG ctcagcgTCATGAAGGGCGAGCTGGGGGAGGCCGAGCAGGTTCTGCACCAAGCCCTGCGGCTGTCGCACCAGGCGGATAACAGGAAGGCCATCGTCTACACGTACAGCATG ATGGCAAACGTGGCCTTCATGCAGGGACAGCTGGACAAT GCAGAAAAGCTCTACAAAGCAAGTATGAGCTATTTGCTTGCAGGGGACACAAAGGAG GATGACAATGCAATCCTTGAGATGTCCCTCAAGCTGGCCAGTATCTATGCTGCTCAGAAACA GCACAAATTAGCACTGGCTGGATACGAGTTCTGCATCCTGACCTTAGAGGAGAAGATTGCCAAGCAAAAGGACTTGCCTGAGGATGTCTTACCAG CTGAAGAAAAGGCCAACACCCGTCTCTTGCTTGGGATGAGCCTAGACTCCTATGCTCGCTATCTCCTAAATGTTAACCAGCTCCCAGTGGCCCAAAAAATGTATGAGAAGGCTCTGCAGATATCAAATGATGTTCAGGGAGAGACTCATCCACAG ACTGTGGTCCTGATGAATGATTTAGCAACTGTACTGGATGCTCAGGGGCACTATGATGAGGCATACTCCTATGTGAAGAGGGCAGCTGAGCTGGCAAAGGAGACTCAACACCCCGAGGAACACATGGTGCTGAACAACCTGGCAGCAATTCTGATGCACAAAG AAGACTTTCTGCAAGCAAAACAAGTGTACAGAGAAGCTCTCAAGCAGGCACAACAGAAGGGAGATGTTGCTTCTGTCCAGCATATCCAGGAAGAACTAGCTGAGCTGGccaagagaagaaaaggctccaaaTAA